The Ruania alba genome window below encodes:
- a CDS encoding carbohydrate ABC transporter permease, with translation MTASLTMDRPARSRRRPVRESWVAVAFLAPGAIGFGAFLLLPLVGSALISLFEWPIFGDREFIGLSNYVKLFADPTFYTVLVNTVIFAVVYTGANLALALAIALWLQTRMRATGLWRVIFFLPVITPMVANALVWRLMLSEGGLVNATLATAGIDGQLWLSDSRWALLSVIVMSVWQSFGYNVIVLSAGLSGIPREIMEAARIDGTRAWSRVRYVTLPILSPSTFFASTMTMIGAFQVFVQPLFLTQGGPGEATNTFVLYLYRNGFVFDRLGYASALAWILFLVVMLITAVQFAGQRRWVNYA, from the coding sequence ATGACGGCGTCCCTCACCATGGACCGGCCGGCGCGTTCGCGCCGCCGGCCGGTCCGGGAATCCTGGGTGGCGGTGGCATTCCTCGCCCCCGGTGCGATCGGGTTCGGCGCGTTCCTGCTGCTTCCGCTGGTGGGATCGGCGCTGATCAGCCTGTTCGAGTGGCCGATCTTCGGTGATCGTGAGTTCATCGGGCTGAGCAACTACGTCAAGCTGTTCGCCGATCCCACGTTCTACACAGTCCTGGTGAACACCGTCATCTTCGCGGTGGTCTACACGGGGGCGAACCTCGCGCTCGCCCTGGCGATCGCGCTCTGGTTGCAGACGAGGATGCGGGCCACAGGACTGTGGCGGGTGATCTTCTTCCTGCCCGTGATCACCCCGATGGTCGCGAACGCGCTGGTGTGGCGCCTGATGCTCTCCGAGGGAGGGTTGGTGAACGCCACCCTCGCCACGGCGGGCATCGACGGGCAGCTGTGGCTCTCGGACTCGCGCTGGGCGCTCCTCTCCGTGATCGTCATGTCCGTGTGGCAGTCGTTCGGCTACAACGTGATCGTGCTCTCCGCCGGCCTGTCGGGGATTCCACGGGAGATCATGGAGGCGGCCCGGATCGACGGCACCCGCGCATGGAGCCGGGTGCGGTACGTGACGCTCCCGATCCTCTCGCCGTCGACGTTCTTCGCATCGACGATGACGATGATCGGGGCCTTCCAAGTGTTCGTGCAGCCGCTCTTCCTCACCCAGGGTGGACCCGGTGAGGCGACCAACACCTTCGTGCTCTACCTCTATCGGAACGGGTTCGTCTTCGACCGGCTCGGGTACGCCTCAGCGCTGGCGTGGATCCTCTTCCTGGTGGTCATGCTCATCACGGCTGTGCAGTTCGCTGGGCAACGCAGGTGGGTGAACTATGCGTGA
- a CDS encoding carbohydrate ABC transporter permease, whose amino-acid sequence MRDGVPQVRARATRRREVATWLNTGAIAVVAAIFAFPFVWMFLTALKPETEVFGAPRAFGSEIRWSNFAEAWTIVPFGRFIVNGFVVSVLGASLAVLVAIFSAYAFSRLHFRGRDALFQGYVLTLVLPQEVLVVPLFIFMNELGLIDTYVALILPFAFTAFGTFLLRQFLLTVPAEYEEAARIDGAGRLRTLFSILVPQLVAPLSVLAVFSFIGYWNSYLWPLIVINSQDKATVPLGLGMFTGQYGTQWSLVMAASTMAVIPSLLMVVLLQRQLIKGVSLGGLGGR is encoded by the coding sequence ATGCGTGACGGCGTGCCTCAGGTCCGTGCGCGTGCCACTCGTCGACGTGAGGTGGCGACCTGGCTGAACACCGGGGCCATCGCGGTGGTGGCAGCGATCTTCGCGTTCCCGTTCGTGTGGATGTTCCTCACGGCGCTCAAACCGGAGACAGAGGTGTTCGGTGCGCCGCGGGCGTTCGGCAGCGAGATCCGCTGGTCGAACTTCGCCGAAGCATGGACGATCGTGCCGTTCGGGCGGTTCATCGTGAACGGGTTCGTGGTCTCTGTGCTCGGTGCGTCGCTGGCCGTGCTGGTGGCAATCTTCTCGGCCTACGCCTTCTCGCGGCTGCACTTCCGCGGCCGCGACGCGCTCTTCCAGGGATATGTGCTCACGCTCGTGCTGCCGCAGGAAGTGCTGGTGGTGCCGCTGTTCATCTTCATGAACGAGCTGGGGCTGATCGACACCTATGTGGCGCTGATCCTCCCGTTCGCGTTCACAGCCTTCGGAACCTTCCTGCTCCGACAGTTCCTGCTCACCGTTCCGGCTGAGTACGAGGAAGCGGCCCGGATCGACGGCGCGGGTCGGCTGCGCACGCTCTTCTCCATCCTGGTGCCCCAGCTGGTGGCGCCGCTGAGCGTGCTCGCGGTGTTCTCCTTCATCGGGTACTGGAACTCCTACCTCTGGCCGTTGATCGTGATCAACAGCCAGGACAAGGCCACGGTGCCGCTCGGACTGGGCATGTTCACCGGCCAGTACGGCACGCAGTGGTCCTTGGTGATGGCGGCCTCGACCATGGCCGTCATTCCTTCGCTGCTCATGGTGGTGCTGCTGCAGCGGCAGCTGATCAAAGGGGTCTCCCTCGGGGGGCTGGGAGGACGATGA